The DNA window TGCATTATACCTGTCCGATCTGTCAGGACACCGGGTATGTGGACAACCAGAAGTGCATCTGCTTCAAACGGGCGATCAGTGAACATCTGTATACCCAGTCCAATATCCGGGAGTTATTAAAAACAGCCAGTTTTGACGCATTTTCACTGGACTATTATCCGGAAGATATGATCAACAAAGCCAGCGGTCAGACTGCCCGACAGTTCGCAGAGACCGCATTGGAGCGCGCAAAGGATTTTGTTCAGAACTTTGATCATTCCTTTGAAAATCTTTTTATTTACGGAGATACCGGCGTAGGAAAAACATTTCTCACGTACTGCATCGCAAAAGAACTTCTGGACTCGATGCACAGCGTGATCTACTACTCCGCTTTTGATCTGTTCGATGCATTTGCCAGAAATACATTTTCAAACTCTGAGACTACCGAGGGCGAAAATGATTACATTCTCAACTGCGATCTGCTGATCATCGATGACCTCGGCACGGAGCTTACCAACAGTTTCGTAGCTTCTCAGTTTTTCCTTTGCATCAACGAGCGGATCCTCAGAAAGAAATCCACGGTGATTTCCACCAACCTGACGTTGGGCAATTTCATGGACACTTACTCCGAGCGGGTATTTTCCAGAGTTTCCAGTAACTACACGATGATCAAACTCATCGGTAAAGATATAAGAATCCAAAAAAAAATATTAGGAGGGAACTAAAATGTCACACAACAAAAATCACGATTCACAACAGCTTCCTGTAGGACGACTGGGAATCATTTCTCCTTACAGCTGCGCCGAACTCGGTGCAAAGGTAGACAATTACCTGGTTACCTGGAGAAAGAAACGCCACAACGAAGGCGTTTTATATGAAGGCTATGACAGAGATACCTATCTGATTGCTTCCGATCTTCCGCGTTTCGGCTCCGGTGAGGCAAAAGGTGTCCTGAAAGAATCTGTACGTGGTGATGATATCTATATTCTGGTGGATGTCTGCAACTACAGTCTGACATATTCTCTGGCAGGACAGACCAATCACATGTCCCCGGATGACCATTATCAGAACTTAAAACGAATCATTGCAGCGATCGCCGGAAAAGCAAGACGAATCAACGTTATCATGCCGTTCCTTTATGAAAGCCGCCAGCACAGACGTACCGGAAGAGAATCTCTGGACTGCGCACTGGCACTGCAGGAACTGATCGAGATGGGTGTGGAAAATATCATCACCTTCGATGCGCATGATCCGCGTATTCAGAACGCGATCCCTCTGCATGGATTTGAGACGGTACAGTCCTCCTATCAGTTTATCAAGAACCTGTTAAAGAAAGAAAAAGACCTGAAACTGGACAAAGATCACCTGATGGTCATCAGCCCGGATGAAGGCGGCATGAGCCGTGCCATTTATCTGGCAAATAACCTTGGTGTAGATATGGGTATGTTCTACAAACGCCGTGACTACTCCACCATCGTAGACGGAAGAAACCCGATCGTCGCTCACGAATTCCTGGGGGCTGACGTTCGCGGCAAGGATATGATCATCGTGGACGATATGATCTCCTCCGGTGACAGTATGCTCGAGGTAGCCCAGCTTCTGAAAGACCGCGGAGCCAACAAAATCTTCATGTGCTCCACCTTCGGTCTGTTCACCAAC is part of the Blautia faecicola genome and encodes:
- a CDS encoding ATP-binding protein gives rise to the protein MALQNSQYDALMRYYQRLQFRNKHEQDAHIAEAQAKIPRLAEIDREIASISVKKARILLGDKDNEDFDLNTQIQALSRERADLLKTHGYPEDYLKMHYTCPICQDTGYVDNQKCICFKRAISEHLYTQSNIRELLKTASFDAFSLDYYPEDMINKASGQTARQFAETALERAKDFVQNFDHSFENLFIYGDTGVGKTFLTYCIAKELLDSMHSVIYYSAFDLFDAFARNTFSNSETTEGENDYILNCDLLIIDDLGTELTNSFVASQFFLCINERILRKKSTVISTNLTLGNFMDTYSERVFSRVSSNYTMIKLIGKDIRIQKKILGGN
- a CDS encoding ribose-phosphate pyrophosphokinase translates to MSHNKNHDSQQLPVGRLGIISPYSCAELGAKVDNYLVTWRKKRHNEGVLYEGYDRDTYLIASDLPRFGSGEAKGVLKESVRGDDIYILVDVCNYSLTYSLAGQTNHMSPDDHYQNLKRIIAAIAGKARRINVIMPFLYESRQHRRTGRESLDCALALQELIEMGVENIITFDAHDPRIQNAIPLHGFETVQSSYQFIKNLLKKEKDLKLDKDHLMVISPDEGGMSRAIYLANNLGVDMGMFYKRRDYSTIVDGRNPIVAHEFLGADVRGKDMIIVDDMISSGDSMLEVAQLLKDRGANKIFMCSTFGLFTNGLSKFDEAYEKGTFDRILTTNLIYQTPELLTRPYYINCDMSKYIALIIDTLNHDDSISKLLNPVERIQKVLTKYRNNETI